One region of Bacillus zhangzhouensis genomic DNA includes:
- the gpr gene encoding GPR endopeptidase encodes MEKQKLDLSVYQIRTDLAVETKEILEQENNPNVVKKDGIQGIVEKEKDEQGIRIRTVDITKEGEELTGKKAGTYLTFEAQGIREKDSEMQEKVVEVFARHFAQFLKDRGIQADASCLVVGLGNWNVTPDALGPLTVENLLVTRHLFELQPENVQEGYRPVSSLSPGVMGLTGIETSDIIRGVIERSKPDFVIAVDALAARAVERVNTTIQMSDTGIHPGSGVGNKRKELSQETLGIPVIAIGVPTVVDAVTIASDTIDYVLKHFGRELKDDRPSRSLVPAGLTFGKKKVLNEEDLPDEETRQSFLGIVGILPEEEKRQLIHEVLAPLGQNLMVTPKEVDTFIDDMANVLANGLNTALHQKITQDNMGSYNH; translated from the coding sequence ATGGAGAAGCAGAAACTCGATTTAAGCGTTTATCAAATCCGGACAGACCTCGCTGTTGAAACAAAAGAGATACTAGAACAAGAGAACAATCCGAATGTCGTCAAAAAGGACGGTATTCAAGGGATTGTCGAAAAGGAAAAAGATGAGCAAGGCATCCGCATACGCACTGTAGATATTACGAAAGAAGGGGAGGAGCTGACCGGTAAAAAGGCAGGAACATACTTGACGTTTGAGGCGCAAGGCATTCGGGAGAAAGACTCTGAAATGCAAGAAAAAGTCGTTGAAGTCTTTGCCCGTCATTTTGCTCAGTTTCTCAAAGACAGAGGCATTCAGGCTGATGCGAGTTGCCTTGTAGTAGGGCTGGGAAACTGGAATGTCACGCCAGATGCACTAGGTCCTCTCACAGTTGAAAACCTGCTTGTGACTCGCCATCTCTTTGAATTGCAGCCGGAAAATGTTCAGGAAGGTTATCGCCCCGTTTCCTCTTTGTCACCAGGTGTGATGGGACTGACCGGTATTGAAACAAGTGATATTATCCGAGGCGTGATTGAACGGTCTAAGCCTGATTTTGTCATTGCGGTCGATGCCCTTGCTGCTCGTGCGGTGGAACGAGTGAATACAACCATCCAAATGTCAGATACAGGCATCCATCCCGGTTCTGGTGTAGGGAATAAGCGAAAAGAATTAAGCCAAGAAACATTGGGCATTCCAGTGATTGCGATTGGCGTTCCGACAGTGGTGGATGCAGTAACCATTGCAAGTGACACAATTGATTATGTCTTAAAGCATTTTGGTAGAGAACTAAAAGATGATAGACCGTCCCGTTCTCTTGTCCCGGCTGGTTTGACATTCGGGAAGAAAAAAGTGCTTAACGAAGAAGACTTGCCAGATGAGGAAACCCGTCAATCATTCTTAGGCATCGTCGGAATCCTTCCTGAAGAAGAGAAAAGGCAGCTGATCCATGAAGTGCTTGCGCCACTGGGGCAAAATTTAATGGTTACGCCTAAAGAAGTAGATACATTCATTGATGATATGGCAAACGTACTTGCAAACGGATTAAACACAGCGCTTCATCAAAAAATCACTCAAGATAACATGGGTTCATATAATCATTAA
- the rpsT gene encoding 30S ribosomal protein S20, with translation MPNIKSAIKRTKTNNERRAHNVTIKSAMRTAIKQVEVSVANNDAEQAKAALASAAKRIDKAVKTGLIHKNAAARYKSRLAKQVNGLSA, from the coding sequence ATGCCAAATATTAAATCAGCGATCAAACGTACAAAAACGAATAACGAACGCCGTGCACATAACGTAACAATCAAGTCTGCGATGCGTACTGCGATTAAACAAGTTGAAGTTTCTGTAGCTAACAACGATGCTGAGCAAGCAAAAGCTGCTCTTGCTTCTGCTGCAAAACGCATTGACAAAGCCGTTAAAACTGGTCTTATACACAAAAACGCAGCAGCGCGTTACAAATCAAGACTTGCTAAACAAGTAAACGGACTTTCTGCATAA
- the holA gene encoding DNA polymerase III subunit delta, whose translation MVFEVWNNLKRGDIHPVYCLYGKETYLLQETAAKLRQAVVDEETKNFNYSVYDMEEVPLEQAVTDAETFPFMGERRLVVIKNPYFLTAEKKKEKIEHELSVLEAYLEKPAPYTILVLLAPYEKLDERKKITKLLKKKAAVVEAKELNPKETTDFTITLVKTEGKMITSEAAEQLVMLCGGSLSSLFQEVRKLSTYIGEREEIELADVNQLVARSLEQNIFELINQIVNRRRSIAMQMFYDLLKQNEEPIKILALISTQFRLILQTKYFAQQGYGQKQIASNLKVHPFRVKLAMDQAKLFSEEELKQIVKELSTIDYEMKTGKKDKQLLLELFLLRLLGA comes from the coding sequence ATGGTCTTTGAGGTTTGGAACAATTTAAAACGAGGGGACATCCATCCCGTTTATTGCTTATATGGGAAAGAAACATATTTACTGCAAGAAACCGCTGCTAAATTGAGACAAGCTGTAGTAGACGAGGAAACGAAGAATTTTAATTACTCCGTCTATGATATGGAAGAGGTGCCGCTTGAACAGGCTGTGACAGATGCAGAAACATTTCCGTTTATGGGAGAAAGGCGTCTCGTTGTAATCAAGAATCCTTATTTTCTGACAGCTGAAAAGAAAAAGGAAAAGATCGAGCATGAGCTTTCTGTATTAGAAGCGTATTTAGAAAAGCCAGCGCCTTATACCATTCTCGTGTTATTAGCACCATATGAAAAGCTGGATGAGCGTAAAAAAATCACCAAATTACTAAAAAAGAAAGCTGCTGTCGTTGAGGCGAAAGAGTTAAACCCAAAAGAAACAACTGATTTCACCATCACACTGGTGAAGACAGAAGGAAAGATGATTACATCTGAAGCGGCTGAGCAGCTTGTGATGCTGTGCGGCGGAAGTCTATCCTCGCTATTCCAAGAGGTTCGGAAACTAAGTACATATATTGGAGAGCGGGAGGAAATTGAGTTAGCAGATGTCAATCAGCTCGTTGCAAGAAGCTTAGAGCAAAATATTTTCGAGCTGATTAATCAAATTGTAAACAGACGCCGCTCTATTGCTATGCAGATGTTTTATGATCTTTTGAAGCAAAATGAGGAACCCATTAAAATATTAGCACTCATTTCAACTCAATTTCGATTGATTTTGCAGACGAAGTACTTCGCTCAGCAAGGATATGGACAAAAACAAATTGCTTCAAATCTAAAAGTCCACCCATTCCGGGTCAAACTTGCTATGGATCAGGCAAAACTGTTTTCAGAAGAAGAGCTCAAGCAGATCGTCAAAGAGCTTTCAACGATTGATTATGAAATGAAAACGGGTAAAAAGGACAAGCAGCTGCTGTTAGAATTGTTCCTGCTTCGTTTGTTAGGCGCTTGA
- a CDS encoding YqzM family protein → MNEFEKNVQSKRNDVTDSAVGFIVTFGFFASMFILATIIHLVGS, encoded by the coding sequence ATGAATGAATTTGAAAAAAATGTTCAAAGCAAGCGGAATGATGTGACCGACTCAGCCGTTGGTTTTATCGTCACATTCGGATTTTTCGCCTCAATGTTTATTTTGGCAACCATTATACACCTCGTTGGATCTTAA
- a CDS encoding DNA internalization-related competence protein ComEC/Rec2, with translation MRRRINYLLPMFKYLPFGAISAAVGIALAAYHLHMYFLLFLLIILLFSLLKKVPELFLMVSLCGAVYILIFMVHESFETDQPVQEKFFSGFVVIESIPKTDGNRFSAVISTDRERLATFYTIQTEHEKEALKEVEPGMSCHLTGDVRPAKHATIPNGFQYDQFLKTKGIDAIFLTQSIKNCTKKDDPSYYLQAMRQKGLKFLEDHVPKHSVGIVQALIFGDRELIDPDTLRDYQKLGIIHLLAISGLHVQTILACLFWCLLRAGVTRETARILLLCFLPVYVCLTGAAPSVLRACLMAGIYLVMTSLPKEMKQPSAVVLSATFLLLLAIHPLYLFDIGFQLSFVVTFFILLSTRILSKARNSVMQLFLISFIAQLASLPVLLYHFHQFSLLSVPLNMIFVPFYTTIVMPLSLLFFLFTIVYLPLGQTLFQLLDSMIQLSHQFSSYMTVFDEFNLIFMKSAWWHIVLEVSALIVLLVVMECKTSVKSYAVPILFLIGVLSAHYFTPNFFEKGEVTMLDVGQGDSLFIQLPYRKGHLLVDTGGRLSFEEEPWKKRRKVSTIGDQTLIPFLDSKGIAKLDVLILTHADQDHMGEAVRLIKRNKVKRLAIPKGFARSPEDAELLKEAADRGIMIDELERGDQLQMGKQIFEVLHPSRGRVTSKNNDSLVLTFTLGGKRFMFTGDLEQEGERDIIEAYPYLRADVLKVGHHGSKGSTSEEWLQHLKASHALISAGERNRYQHPHQEVLKKLKEQQMKVYRTDTDGSVIYEFLDEEGTFYTHPPYDILQNQ, from the coding sequence ATGAGAAGGCGAATCAATTATTTACTTCCTATGTTTAAATATTTGCCGTTTGGGGCAATTTCAGCAGCTGTTGGAATTGCTCTGGCTGCATATCATCTTCATATGTATTTCCTTCTCTTTCTTCTTATCATATTACTTTTCAGCCTACTGAAAAAAGTCCCCGAGCTCTTTTTAATGGTCAGTCTATGCGGGGCTGTCTATATACTCATTTTTATGGTTCATGAGTCTTTTGAAACGGATCAACCCGTACAAGAAAAATTCTTTTCCGGTTTCGTTGTGATTGAAAGCATTCCGAAAACAGATGGCAATCGTTTTTCAGCGGTTATTTCAACAGACCGTGAACGACTAGCCACTTTTTATACAATTCAAACAGAGCATGAGAAAGAGGCATTAAAAGAGGTAGAACCTGGTATGAGCTGTCACCTGACAGGTGATGTTCGCCCAGCAAAGCACGCAACCATTCCTAACGGGTTTCAATACGATCAATTTTTAAAAACAAAAGGCATTGACGCCATTTTCCTAACACAGTCGATCAAAAACTGTACAAAAAAAGACGATCCTTCCTATTATCTTCAAGCGATGAGGCAAAAGGGTTTGAAATTTTTAGAGGATCACGTGCCAAAGCACTCTGTTGGCATTGTACAGGCACTTATTTTTGGCGATCGTGAGTTGATAGACCCTGACACATTAAGAGACTATCAAAAACTTGGCATTATTCATTTACTAGCGATCTCAGGTTTGCATGTGCAAACAATTCTTGCGTGTTTATTTTGGTGTCTCCTTCGTGCGGGCGTGACAAGAGAGACAGCACGTATCCTTCTATTATGCTTTCTTCCTGTTTATGTTTGTTTGACAGGTGCTGCACCTTCTGTTTTAAGAGCTTGTCTCATGGCAGGAATCTATTTAGTGATGACTAGTCTGCCAAAAGAAATGAAACAGCCTTCTGCTGTGGTATTAAGTGCAACGTTTTTACTCTTATTAGCCATTCATCCTCTTTATTTATTCGATATCGGATTTCAGCTTTCATTCGTGGTGACGTTTTTTATTTTGTTATCGACTAGGATTTTATCAAAAGCAAGAAATTCAGTCATGCAATTATTCCTAATTTCCTTCATTGCACAGCTTGCTTCGCTCCCTGTTCTTTTATATCATTTTCATCAATTCTCTTTGCTGAGCGTTCCTTTGAACATGATATTTGTTCCTTTTTATACGACGATCGTCATGCCGCTATCTTTACTCTTTTTTCTTTTCACTATCGTTTATCTTCCGCTTGGACAAACATTGTTTCAGCTGCTTGATTCGATGATCCAGCTTAGTCATCAATTTTCATCCTATATGACTGTTTTTGATGAATTTAACTTGATTTTTATGAAGTCTGCCTGGTGGCATATTGTTCTTGAGGTGAGCGCCTTAATTGTTCTATTAGTTGTAATGGAGTGCAAAACATCTGTTAAATCCTATGCTGTGCCGATTCTTTTTCTCATTGGCGTCTTGAGTGCCCACTATTTCACCCCAAATTTTTTCGAAAAAGGGGAAGTGACGATGCTGGATGTAGGGCAGGGGGATAGTTTGTTTATTCAGCTGCCCTATCGAAAAGGGCACCTGCTTGTGGATACAGGAGGCAGACTTTCTTTTGAAGAAGAACCGTGGAAAAAAAGACGTAAAGTGTCTACGATTGGTGATCAAACGCTGATCCCGTTTCTGGATTCTAAAGGTATAGCAAAACTTGATGTCCTTATTCTTACGCATGCGGATCAAGACCATATGGGAGAAGCGGTTCGTTTAATCAAGCGAAATAAAGTAAAGCGGTTGGCTATTCCAAAAGGCTTTGCCCGGAGTCCAGAGGATGCGGAGCTGTTAAAAGAAGCAGCTGATCGAGGGATCATGATTGATGAATTAGAGAGAGGAGATCAGCTTCAGATGGGAAAGCAAATATTTGAAGTTCTTCATCCGTCACGTGGTCGAGTGACAAGTAAGAATAATGATTCACTTGTTTTGACATTTACTTTAGGTGGAAAGCGTTTTATGTTCACTGGAGATCTTGAACAAGAAGGGGAGCGAGACATTATAGAAGCCTATCCTTATCTTCGAGCAGATGTCTTAAAGGTTGGACATCACGGGAGTAAAGGGTCAACAAGCGAAGAGTGGCTTCAGCATCTTAAGGCCTCACATGCACTCATTTCAGCAGGTGAACGCAATCGTTATCAGCATCCACATCAGGAAGTCTTGAAAAAATTAAAGGAACAACAAATGAAGGTGTATCGTACAGATACTGACGGGAGTGTGATCTATGAATTTCTCGATGAGGAAGGAACGTTTTACACTCATCCTCCATATGATATCTTACAAAATCAATAA
- a CDS encoding ComE operon protein 2: MERISWNQYFMAQSHLLALRSTCERLAVGATIVRDKRIIAGGYNGSIAGDVHCADVGCYVIDHHCVRTIHAEMNALLQCAKFGALTADAEIYVTHFPCLQCCKAIIQAGIRTVYFAKDYKNHPYAVDLFEQAGVQTEQVELDEMIIDLKNQEKLAFVADLIGKLSESGLSETEIRDMHEKANQLFTSYV, from the coding sequence GTGGAAAGAATTTCATGGAATCAATATTTTATGGCACAAAGCCATTTGCTTGCTTTACGAAGCACCTGTGAGCGGTTAGCTGTTGGGGCGACCATCGTAAGGGACAAGCGCATCATTGCAGGGGGATACAATGGCTCCATTGCCGGTGATGTTCACTGTGCGGATGTAGGGTGCTATGTCATTGATCATCACTGTGTTCGCACCATCCATGCAGAAATGAATGCTCTTTTACAATGTGCCAAATTTGGTGCACTTACAGCTGATGCAGAGATATATGTCACGCATTTTCCTTGTTTACAGTGCTGTAAAGCCATCATTCAAGCGGGCATACGAACAGTGTACTTTGCAAAGGATTATAAAAATCATCCTTATGCAGTTGATTTATTCGAGCAGGCGGGTGTTCAAACGGAGCAGGTTGAATTAGATGAAATGATCATCGACTTAAAAAATCAAGAAAAATTGGCCTTTGTTGCAGATTTAATTGGGAAGCTGAGTGAATCAGGACTTAGCGAAACAGAAATTCGCGATATGCATGAGAAGGCGAATCAATTATTTACTTCCTATGTTTAA
- a CDS encoding helix-hairpin-helix domain-containing protein has product MKRLIPLKKYSLYIASGLMVMIIINLFFFTGKGSKVPSVSKGNQDIQVTLEDKQDKAEKEPLAIFVEVKGAVRKPGVYTFQSDARVEEAIQRAGGFTRKADTLEINQAAKLEDSMMIYVRKQGEAERETQTASADASTRGEKGEGVNVNQADAAELQTINGIGPAKAEAIITYREEHGEFQQIEDLRNISGFGEKTIERLKNQLTVK; this is encoded by the coding sequence GTGAAACGACTCATTCCATTAAAAAAATACAGTCTTTATATTGCATCTGGGCTCATGGTTATGATCATCATCAATTTGTTCTTTTTCACGGGAAAAGGCAGCAAAGTGCCAAGTGTATCGAAGGGAAATCAAGACATACAAGTCACATTAGAAGACAAACAAGACAAGGCAGAAAAAGAGCCGTTGGCGATTTTTGTAGAGGTCAAAGGAGCTGTAAGAAAGCCAGGTGTTTATACGTTTCAATCTGATGCACGGGTAGAAGAAGCGATTCAAAGGGCAGGAGGTTTTACCCGCAAAGCAGACACTCTTGAAATCAACCAAGCAGCAAAATTAGAGGATAGTATGATGATTTATGTTCGGAAGCAGGGAGAAGCGGAGAGAGAGACGCAAACAGCATCAGCTGACGCATCAACGAGGGGTGAAAAGGGCGAGGGTGTGAATGTTAATCAGGCCGATGCGGCGGAACTGCAAACCATTAACGGCATAGGACCAGCTAAAGCCGAAGCTATTATTACGTATAGAGAGGAACACGGAGAATTTCAACAAATTGAAGACTTGCGGAACATTTCAGGTTTTGGGGAAAAGACGATTGAACGGCTGAAAAATCAATTGACCGTGAAGTAG
- the comER gene encoding late competence protein ComER — protein sequence MNIGLIGTGNMGTILTEAFIESKAVNPSSITITNRTIEKAFNIKKNHPELEVTKQLPGAVTNKDFIFVCVKPLDIYPLLKKLSPLLTEQQTIVIITSPVHPEQLQDIVPCQTARLIPSITNRALSGASLLTFGSSCNAATKTALRQLASCISTPIEIHHSITRAASDIVSCGPAFISFLVQKMIEAAVEETDISKEEAVTLSEDMLVGLGRLIEKRVYTLPTLQDKVCVKGGVTGEGIKALEAGVQDMFHRLFQNTHEKFDEDLEAIANQYPPSVFTDDRRN from the coding sequence TTGAATATAGGGTTAATCGGTACAGGAAACATGGGTACCATACTTACTGAGGCATTTATTGAATCAAAGGCAGTCAATCCCTCATCGATCACCATTACAAACCGAACCATTGAAAAAGCGTTCAATATAAAAAAGAACCATCCAGAGCTTGAAGTAACGAAACAGCTGCCAGGGGCTGTCACGAATAAAGATTTCATTTTTGTTTGTGTCAAACCACTTGATATTTATCCACTTTTAAAAAAACTGAGCCCTCTTTTAACGGAGCAGCAAACCATTGTTATCATTACAAGTCCGGTTCATCCTGAACAGCTTCAGGATATTGTTCCTTGTCAGACAGCCAGGCTGATTCCAAGCATTACAAACCGAGCTTTATCAGGCGCATCACTTTTAACTTTTGGTTCATCATGCAATGCCGCGACGAAAACAGCGTTAAGACAGTTAGCTTCCTGCATTTCAACACCAATCGAGATCCATCATTCGATTACTAGAGCGGCTTCCGATATTGTCAGCTGCGGACCTGCTTTTATCAGTTTTCTCGTTCAGAAAATGATTGAAGCGGCCGTCGAAGAAACGGATATTTCTAAAGAAGAAGCCGTCACTTTATCAGAAGATATGCTTGTTGGACTTGGCCGTTTGATTGAAAAAAGAGTCTATACCCTTCCAACACTGCAAGACAAAGTATGTGTGAAAGGCGGTGTCACTGGTGAAGGCATTAAAGCACTCGAAGCAGGTGTGCAAGATATGTTTCACCGCCTTTTTCAAAACACCCATGAAAAATTCGATGAAGATCTTGAAGCAATTGCGAATCAATATCCGCCAAGTGTGTTCACTGATGATCGCAGAAATTAA
- a CDS encoding class I SAM-dependent methyltransferase: MIYQGFAGVYDELMIHAPYDKWVRWIQQYMKPNAAIIDVGCGTGEISLRLAEKGHKVTGIDLSEEMLAFAQQKAQAKNQSIQFLHQDMREVSGFEQAFQAAVICCDSLNYLKNENDVKKTFKNMFQLLEADGVLLFDVHTPYKMEEVFPGSTYADQDEEISYIWQSDKGDDLYSVIHDLSFFVKDGDMYQRYDETHEQRTFSFETYAALLESAGFEQIEVTADFTNEAPGEFAERYFISAKKPKTIV, translated from the coding sequence ATGATTTATCAAGGGTTTGCAGGTGTGTATGACGAGCTCATGATACATGCACCTTATGATAAATGGGTTCGGTGGATCCAGCAGTATATGAAGCCGAATGCTGCCATCATCGATGTAGGCTGCGGAACTGGAGAGATTTCTCTTCGGTTGGCTGAAAAGGGCCACAAGGTCACAGGAATTGACCTCAGTGAAGAAATGCTGGCTTTCGCGCAGCAAAAAGCGCAGGCGAAAAACCAGTCGATTCAATTTTTACATCAAGATATGAGAGAGGTTTCGGGCTTTGAGCAGGCCTTCCAGGCAGCCGTTATCTGCTGTGATTCCTTGAATTACTTAAAAAACGAAAATGACGTCAAAAAAACCTTTAAAAACATGTTTCAGCTTTTAGAGGCAGATGGGGTTTTACTTTTTGATGTCCATACGCCTTATAAAATGGAAGAGGTATTCCCGGGTTCTACTTATGCAGATCAAGATGAAGAGATCAGCTATATTTGGCAGAGTGATAAAGGGGATGACCTGTATTCGGTCATTCATGATTTAAGCTTTTTTGTAAAAGACGGAGACATGTATCAGCGTTATGATGAGACACATGAACAGCGCACATTTTCTTTTGAAACATATGCAGCGTTGCTTGAGTCCGCTGGCTTTGAACAAATAGAAGTAACCGCTGATTTTACAAATGAAGCCCCAGGGGAATTCGCCGAAAGATATTTCATCTCAGCTAAGAAACCAAAAACCATCGTTTAA
- the rsfS gene encoding ribosome silencing factor → MDSSSILNIAAGACDDKRAEDIIALNMQGISLVADYFLICHGNSEKQVQAIAREVKHLAEESGIEVKKMEGFEEARWVLIDLGDVIAHVFHKEERGYYNLEKLWGDAPRETLSLGINS, encoded by the coding sequence ATGGATTCATCATCAATTTTAAACATCGCAGCAGGAGCATGCGATGATAAACGGGCAGAGGATATTATTGCCCTTAATATGCAAGGAATCTCACTTGTTGCAGATTATTTTCTCATTTGTCACGGGAATTCTGAGAAACAAGTGCAGGCCATTGCAAGAGAAGTAAAACATCTTGCAGAGGAAAGCGGAATCGAAGTGAAGAAAATGGAAGGCTTTGAAGAAGCAAGATGGGTATTGATTGATCTAGGAGATGTCATTGCCCATGTGTTTCACAAAGAAGAAAGAGGATACTACAATCTAGAAAAGCTTTGGGGAGATGCGCCGAGAGAAACGCTTTCACTTGGCATTAACTCATGA
- the yqeK gene encoding bis(5'-nucleosyl)-tetraphosphatase (symmetrical) YqeK, producing MNREEALSCVKEQLTEHRYTHTLGVMETAISLAERYGADVKKAEIAAIFHDYAKFRPKEEMKGIIQNEQMNPLLLEYSPELWHAPVGAYLVKKEAGIVDQDVLTAIEFHTSGRPDMTLLEKVIYVADYIEPGRHFPGVEEVRELAEHDLDRALIQSLKNTISFLMKKNQPVFPDTLATYNSLVHKNN from the coding sequence ATGAATCGTGAAGAAGCATTGAGCTGTGTCAAAGAGCAGTTAACAGAGCATAGATATACACATACACTTGGAGTCATGGAGACAGCCATTTCATTAGCGGAACGGTATGGAGCTGATGTGAAAAAAGCAGAGATCGCCGCTATTTTTCATGATTATGCGAAATTTAGACCAAAGGAAGAAATGAAGGGGATTATCCAAAATGAACAGATGAACCCTTTATTGCTTGAATATTCGCCCGAGCTTTGGCATGCCCCGGTTGGTGCCTATTTGGTCAAAAAAGAAGCTGGCATTGTCGATCAAGATGTTTTAACCGCCATTGAATTTCATACTTCCGGCAGACCAGACATGACTTTACTTGAAAAAGTCATTTATGTCGCAGATTATATTGAACCAGGACGTCATTTCCCTGGTGTCGAAGAAGTAAGGGAGTTAGCAGAACATGATCTAGATCGTGCACTGATCCAATCATTAAAAAACACCATTAGTTTTCTAATGAAAAAGAATCAGCCAGTTTTTCCAGATACGCTTGCTACTTACAACTCGCTTGTCCATAAGAACAACTAA
- a CDS encoding nicotinate-nucleotide adenylyltransferase → MKKIGLFGGTFDPPHNGHLLMASEVRIQVGLDEIWFIPNHMPPHKTERKRAESHHRIKMVEAAIQSNPYFRLELIEMEREGPSYTADTVNLLKKRHPEDQFFFMIGGDMVEYLPKWHRIDDLLQMITFIGMKRPGYVGRTAYPLLFADVPAFDVSSTLIRQRIEQGKPVDYLIPKAVERYIKEHHLYES, encoded by the coding sequence ATGAAAAAAATAGGATTGTTCGGCGGTACGTTTGATCCTCCCCATAACGGGCATTTACTGATGGCAAGTGAGGTGCGGATTCAAGTAGGGCTTGATGAAATTTGGTTTATCCCAAACCATATGCCTCCTCATAAAACAGAACGGAAACGCGCAGAGAGTCATCACCGGATAAAAATGGTGGAGGCGGCGATTCAGTCAAATCCGTATTTTCGGCTCGAGCTCATTGAAATGGAGCGGGAGGGACCGTCTTATACGGCGGATACAGTGAATCTGTTAAAGAAGCGTCATCCAGAAGATCAGTTCTTTTTTATGATAGGAGGGGACATGGTCGAGTATTTGCCAAAATGGCATCGGATTGATGATTTGCTTCAAATGATTACCTTTATTGGGATGAAAAGACCGGGTTACGTTGGAAGGACGGCATATCCTCTTTTATTTGCAGATGTTCCAGCTTTTGATGTATCATCGACATTGATTAGGCAACGAATCGAGCAGGGAAAGCCTGTCGATTATTTGATTCCGAAAGCTGTTGAGCGTTATATAAAGGAGCATCATTTATATGAATCGTGA
- the yhbY gene encoding ribosome assembly RNA-binding protein YhbY: MLKGKQKRFLRAQAHHLSPIFQVGKGGVNDNMVKQISEALEARELLKVSVLQNCDEDKTEVAKALVKGAKAELVQTIGNVIVLYKESKENKQIKLP, encoded by the coding sequence ATGTTAAAAGGTAAGCAAAAACGTTTTTTACGTGCACAAGCACATCATTTATCACCTATTTTTCAAGTTGGAAAAGGCGGGGTAAATGACAATATGGTCAAGCAAATTTCCGAGGCGCTTGAAGCAAGAGAACTGTTAAAAGTCAGCGTATTGCAAAATTGCGACGAGGACAAAACAGAAGTTGCGAAAGCACTTGTAAAAGGTGCAAAGGCTGAACTCGTTCAAACGATCGGAAATGTGATTGTCCTTTACAAAGAATCTAAGGAAAATAAACAAATTAAGCTGCCGTAA
- the aroE gene encoding shikimate dehydrogenase, whose protein sequence is MKPLYGVIGNPVGHSMSPDIHNAALKDAGIDGHYHGFQVENDDLKEAVSGMKALGISGFNVTVPHKVDIMQYLDKIDVTAERLGAVNTVRLEGKQLVGYNTDGEGFLHSLLEALDQPLSELSFLLIGAGGAARAIYTTIVEYAPKSFDITNRTIEKAEAFIESVEGKIASEAITLNTAVERLGEYDVIIHTTSIGMYPNVEETPISLANAKKTAVVCDIVYNPIETKLLNEAAGLGLKTVNGVGMFVGQAVRAFELWTGITPDAGKMKSIVIEKLGGTPC, encoded by the coding sequence TTGAAACCATTATATGGAGTAATCGGTAACCCTGTTGGCCATTCAATGTCTCCGGATATTCATAATGCAGCATTAAAGGATGCTGGAATTGATGGACATTATCATGGCTTTCAAGTAGAAAATGATGACCTGAAAGAGGCCGTTAGCGGCATGAAAGCATTAGGAATCAGCGGCTTTAACGTCACTGTTCCGCACAAAGTAGACATCATGCAGTACCTTGACAAAATTGATGTGACAGCTGAACGTCTGGGTGCCGTCAATACGGTGCGGCTCGAAGGAAAGCAGCTCGTTGGGTATAATACGGATGGAGAAGGCTTTCTTCATTCATTGCTTGAAGCCTTGGATCAGCCATTATCAGAGCTGTCATTTCTCTTGATTGGTGCTGGCGGAGCGGCAAGAGCGATTTATACAACAATTGTTGAGTATGCACCGAAGAGCTTTGATATTACGAACCGCACCATTGAAAAAGCTGAAGCTTTCATTGAAAGTGTAGAGGGGAAAATCGCATCTGAAGCAATCACATTAAATACAGCGGTAGAGCGGCTTGGGGAATATGATGTTATCATTCATACGACCTCGATCGGCATGTATCCGAATGTTGAAGAAACCCCGATTTCTTTAGCGAACGCAAAAAAAACAGCAGTCGTTTGTGATATTGTGTATAATCCAATAGAAACAAAACTGCTAAATGAAGCCGCAGGATTAGGCTTGAAAACAGTTAATGGGGTTGGCATGTTTGTTGGACAAGCAGTAAGAGCCTTTGAACTATGGACAGGCATCACGCCTGACGCCGGAAAAATGAAGTCAATTGTCATAGAGAAATTAGGAGGAACACCATGTTAA